In Candidatus Dependentiae bacterium, the following proteins share a genomic window:
- a CDS encoding methyltransferase domain-containing protein, translated as MKDEQLKSQVKAYWNKASCGTEYILKEKYTLAYFQEIEQHRYTIEPEIFSFAQFPRWHGKEMLEVGIGAGTDFTQWVRSGAVAHGIDLTQEAIYNTQKRLSLFGLSAKEVKVADAEHIPYQDNRFDLTYSWGVIHHSPDMEQCLSEIIRVTRPGGTIKLMIYNKHSLFAFYRYLLAGLFKGRPFAKWDDILFDHQESPGTKAYTSKEIKKMLKKYPVTLQLLKAPATNHDLLFYKLGVFRWLAYCAACLLGWNRIGWFMMIEMQKNEKEYI; from the coding sequence ATGAAAGATGAGCAATTAAAAAGTCAAGTGAAAGCCTATTGGAATAAGGCTAGTTGTGGGACTGAGTATATTTTAAAAGAAAAATATACGTTAGCTTATTTCCAAGAAATTGAACAGCATCGTTATACTATTGAGCCGGAAATTTTTTCATTTGCACAATTTCCTCGCTGGCATGGCAAAGAGATGTTGGAAGTTGGTATTGGTGCGGGAACTGATTTTACGCAATGGGTTAGATCAGGTGCAGTTGCACATGGTATTGATTTAACACAAGAGGCAATTTATAATACGCAAAAACGTTTATCTCTTTTTGGATTATCAGCAAAAGAAGTTAAAGTTGCCGATGCCGAGCATATTCCCTATCAAGATAATCGGTTTGATTTAACCTACTCTTGGGGTGTTATTCATCATTCACCTGATATGGAGCAATGTTTATCAGAAATAATTCGTGTAACCAGGCCTGGTGGCACTATTAAATTGATGATATATAATAAACATTCATTGTTTGCTTTTTATCGTTATCTTTTGGCAGGATTATTTAAAGGTAGGCCTTTTGCCAAATGGGATGATATTTTATTTGATCATCAAGAAAGTCCGGGAACAAAGGCATATACATCAAAAGAGATAAAGAAAATGCTCAAAAAGTATCCGGTAACGTTACAATTGTTAAAAGCTCCTGCCACTAATCATGATTTATTGTTTTATAAATTAGGTGTATTTCGTTGGTTAGCTTATTGTGCTGCCTGCTTGTTAGGATGGAATAGAATTGGTTGGTTTATGATGATTGAAATGCAAAAAAATGAAAAGGAATATATATGA